A genomic segment from Bradyrhizobium sp. CB1015 encodes:
- a CDS encoding FkbM family methyltransferase: MKAFVSAAFQAINNILEPIGLRLMRANAPVRNFGLFFKHLKSLGFDVKTVVDVGIAFGTSPIYDAFPRAKYFLIEPVAECRPILEQLKQRLDAEYFLVAAGAENGEITFNVHDDISGSSIFAQVEGKALDGEARKTPMRRLDSLLPETLEHPVFLKVDTQGAEIEVLKGLGARIGEIDLMILETTMMPMRHGIPQFADIVRFCDEAGFAVYDVLEGHMRSLDGALAQIDLAFIRKDSPLRSQAAYFSPDQLAEYLKRPSKLRGA; this comes from the coding sequence ATGAAGGCATTCGTCTCTGCCGCGTTTCAGGCCATCAACAACATTCTGGAACCGATCGGTTTGCGCCTGATGCGCGCCAACGCGCCGGTCAGGAATTTCGGCCTGTTCTTCAAGCATCTGAAGTCGCTCGGCTTCGATGTGAAGACGGTGGTCGACGTCGGCATCGCCTTCGGCACGTCGCCGATCTACGACGCGTTTCCTCGTGCCAAATATTTCCTGATCGAGCCGGTGGCGGAATGCCGTCCGATCCTGGAGCAGCTCAAGCAGCGGCTCGACGCCGAGTATTTCCTGGTCGCGGCCGGCGCCGAGAATGGCGAGATCACGTTCAACGTCCACGACGACATCTCGGGCTCCAGCATTTTTGCGCAGGTCGAGGGCAAGGCGCTCGACGGCGAGGCGCGCAAGACGCCGATGCGGCGGCTCGACTCGCTGTTGCCGGAGACGCTGGAGCATCCGGTGTTCCTGAAGGTCGATACGCAGGGTGCCGAGATCGAGGTGCTCAAGGGGCTCGGCGCGCGAATCGGCGAAATCGATCTCATGATCCTCGAGACCACGATGATGCCGATGAGGCACGGCATCCCGCAGTTCGCCGACATCGTGCGCTTTTGCGACGAGGCCGGTTTTGCGGTCTATGACGTGCTGGAGGGGCACATGCGCTCGCTCGACGGCGCGCTTGCCCAGATCGATCTCGCCTTCATCCGCAAGGACAGTCCGCTGCGCAGCCAAGCGGCCTATTTCAGCCCCGATCAACTCGCCGAATACCTCAAACGTCCGAGCAAGCTGCGCGGCGCGTAA
- a CDS encoding NAD(P)-dependent oxidoreductase, producing MKVLVTGSSGFIGQALVRRLRAEHCDVVGLDKVPAETTDIVCDILDANGLTKAVAGTAPDAVVHLAARIDLDEKTDLSGYTANIEGVANLVEAVRRTPSVRRAIWTSSQLVCRIGYVPANDTDYKADTLYGQSKVRTEEIVRSADGAGREWCLARPTTVWGPGMSAHYQRFLHMIERGHYFHVGHGPLWKSYSYIENIAFQYWRLLSVPTDQIHRRTFYLADYTPIDLIAWCDAFQSYFGSRPIPHLPAGVARTLALCGDAVNAIGLKRFPFNSFRLNNVLTQYQFDLAPTAAVCGPLPCDMQQGVAATVAWLRNLSAR from the coding sequence ATGAAAGTTCTCGTGACCGGAAGCTCCGGCTTCATCGGCCAGGCACTGGTGCGGCGGTTGCGCGCCGAACATTGCGACGTCGTGGGGCTCGACAAGGTTCCGGCCGAGACGACCGACATCGTGTGCGACATTCTCGATGCCAACGGCCTGACGAAGGCCGTGGCCGGCACCGCGCCGGACGCGGTGGTTCATCTCGCCGCACGCATCGATCTCGACGAAAAGACCGACCTTTCCGGTTACACCGCCAATATCGAGGGCGTCGCAAATCTGGTCGAGGCCGTGCGGCGCACGCCGTCCGTGCGGCGAGCGATCTGGACCTCGTCGCAGCTCGTCTGCCGCATCGGCTATGTGCCGGCGAACGACACCGACTATAAGGCCGACACGTTGTACGGACAGAGCAAGGTGCGCACCGAGGAGATCGTCCGCAGCGCCGATGGCGCCGGGCGCGAATGGTGCCTGGCGCGCCCCACGACCGTCTGGGGCCCCGGCATGAGCGCGCATTACCAGCGCTTCCTGCACATGATAGAGCGCGGCCATTACTTCCACGTCGGGCACGGCCCGCTCTGGAAGTCCTACAGCTACATCGAGAACATCGCCTTCCAGTATTGGCGTCTCCTGAGCGTCCCGACGGACCAGATCCATCGCCGGACGTTCTATCTCGCCGACTACACGCCGATCGATCTCATCGCGTGGTGCGACGCGTTTCAGAGCTACTTCGGTTCGCGCCCGATCCCGCATCTGCCGGCCGGCGTCGCCCGCACGCTGGCGCTCTGCGGCGACGCGGTGAACGCGATCGGCTTGAAACGATTTCCCTTCAATTCGTTCCGCCTCAACAACGTGCTTACGCAGTATCAATTCGATCTCGCGCCGACCGCGGCGGTCTGCGGCCCGCTCCCCTGCGATATGCAGCAAGGTGTCGCGGCGACAGTCGCGTGGCTGCGAAACCTCTCGGCGCGCTGA
- a CDS encoding polysaccharide biosynthesis C-terminal domain-containing protein has translation MRLLDLVTRPAVAGTVAALVLRALTLASRFLLSLLLARMLSPAEMGQYGLLTAALAFALLAVGLEFYSYTLRELVPATPERRARIIADQMVLGVAALVAVGIIVAGAIAAGSFPARLAPWFILILVTEHVSLEATRILIITWRPVRAYIGVFLRGGIWVYAIALLMFAAPSTRTLETVLVWWALGGVASIVFSAFSLSELPWRELRGYRPDLKNIREGLWTARPFMLTAAGALVISYVDRFVIDAFVGRDALGIYTFYSTILIGLLSLGSSVSHQFLPKVIAGYGAGLDAYRTALRSFFWSMLALVCATMILSAFAMAPMLALLGLSTYAASIGVFYAMLPGVFLRMLADVPSYALYAARSDKYLLICNLGSATVATVLNVALVPGFGIYGAALAGGIASAALFLSLVGFASHRMRESLREPGGTQPVGLPSDPDMLYP, from the coding sequence ATGCGTCTGCTTGACCTCGTGACGCGCCCGGCGGTCGCCGGTACGGTCGCGGCGCTGGTGCTGCGTGCGCTGACGCTTGCGAGCCGCTTCCTGCTGTCGCTCCTTCTGGCGCGCATGCTATCACCGGCCGAGATGGGACAATACGGCCTGTTGACCGCGGCGCTGGCTTTCGCGCTGCTCGCGGTCGGTCTGGAGTTCTATTCCTATACCTTGCGCGAATTGGTGCCGGCGACGCCCGAGCGGCGCGCGCGCATCATTGCGGACCAGATGGTGCTTGGCGTGGCGGCGCTGGTGGCTGTCGGCATCATCGTGGCCGGTGCGATCGCCGCCGGTTCCTTTCCGGCGCGTCTTGCACCGTGGTTTATCCTGATCCTCGTCACCGAGCATGTCTCGTTGGAAGCGACGCGGATCCTGATCATCACCTGGCGGCCAGTGCGCGCCTACATCGGCGTGTTCCTGCGCGGCGGAATCTGGGTGTACGCGATCGCGCTGCTGATGTTCGCGGCGCCGTCGACGCGGACGCTGGAGACCGTGCTGGTCTGGTGGGCGCTCGGCGGCGTGGCATCGATCGTCTTTTCCGCGTTCTCGCTCTCCGAGCTGCCCTGGCGCGAACTCAGGGGATACCGGCCGGATCTCAAGAACATCCGCGAGGGACTTTGGACCGCGCGTCCGTTCATGCTGACGGCGGCGGGAGCATTGGTGATTTCCTATGTTGACCGCTTCGTCATCGACGCGTTCGTCGGGCGTGACGCGCTCGGCATCTATACGTTCTATTCGACGATCCTGATCGGTCTGTTGTCGCTGGGCAGCTCGGTATCGCATCAGTTCCTGCCAAAAGTCATCGCGGGCTATGGCGCGGGTCTGGATGCCTATCGCACGGCGCTGCGCTCCTTCTTCTGGTCGATGCTGGCGCTGGTCTGCGCGACGATGATCCTGTCCGCCTTTGCCATGGCGCCCATGCTGGCGTTGCTCGGGCTGTCCACCTATGCGGCGAGCATCGGCGTGTTCTATGCCATGCTGCCGGGCGTGTTCCTGCGCATGCTGGCGGATGTGCCGTCCTACGCGCTCTACGCGGCCCGGTCGGACAAATATCTCCTGATCTGCAATCTCGGTTCGGCCACGGTGGCGACGGTATTGAACGTGGCGCTGGTCCCTGGGTTCGGCATCTACGGGGCGGCCCTCGCCGGCGGGATTGCCAGCGCCGCGCTTTTCCTGTCCCTGGTGGGCTTCGCGAGCCACAGGATGCGGGAAAGCCTTAGGGAACCTGGCGGAACTCAGCCTGTCGGCCTTCCCAGCGACCCGGATATGCTCTACCCGTGA